A region of Vanessa tameamea isolate UH-Manoa-2023 chromosome 21, ilVanTame1 primary haplotype, whole genome shotgun sequence DNA encodes the following proteins:
- the LOC135193885 gene encoding uncharacterized protein KIAA2013 homolog, whose product MERTNNNFSDMSRRAGEIFRRINRLTDGPLTRKKLVILILVLIFLLLYIGPTIMNSLFNTESSLTSNQNVCHRNFLNPFQDALSEYDAYLRLESTATLSSLSHNYVPYVGNGMLGLALEHDSHLNIKFGRTLSLPVYYHPLYIVDDLDMKESTLVDYKKGIVHRFQCSSTGLHVSYQYYAHRTIPSLFVQEILINNPLNAPKSLHLTVPRLSDWSTSVKQTIKLHQGVDAKEYEVVTGMITLPESENVIAVSVVCRKLNNILQVEARDGLDLLILTIVQYSKPIKRSDYAKQKDIVEKKAIAEMEKVIALTGDRTAVRRLRENHTRVWQGLWYTGFYISDSKATGVVNGDRINATIYAILSQVRSYEHEDHIKLDTKSEILRTLTYSEGCYEGYSTLDAFNLWKPLNSLTNLNTVASIWLLTLEKQGCHNLLKAGASGVNQAMILSFGSLRFSNQHLEYNIHPSKLHRDFLFRRINYGNMTHVNISVILQEDNKAAIFVALDRSDRTYYACDAGCLDSPVQLGPYRKYFPVKLTEPLTAILYITADKQHMEDLRHAIHVHEVIEAPAHEHHVIALHRHGHSLGGLNPLFWVSIIVLIVMFHLFLCRIIMNEFCDSGTSISYKRLYNKA is encoded by the coding sequence ATGGAAAGAACAAATAATAACTTCAGCGACATGAGTCGAAGAGCCGGAGAAATATTTAGACGCATAAACAGGCTAACAGACGGTCCTTTAACAAGGAAAAAGCTAGTAATATTAATCCTAGTGCTAATATTCTTATTACTTTACATCGGACCAACTATTATGAACTCTCTCTTCAATACCGAGAGTTCCTTGACGAGCAACCAAAACGTATGTCATCGGAACTTTTTGAACCCTTTCCAAGATGCTCTTAGCGAGTACGATGCCTATTTAAGGTTGGAATCAACCGCCACACTGTCGTCATTAAGTCACAACTATGTGCCTTACGTAGGAAATGGTATGTTAGGTCTGGCATTGGAACATGATtcccatttaaatattaaatttggaaGAACATTGTCGTTACCAGTGTACTATCATCCATTGTATATAGTAGATGACTTAGATATGAAAGAATCAACTCTTGTAGACTACAAAAAGGGTATTGTGCATAGATTTCAGTGCAGCAGTACTGGTTTGCATGTGTCATACCAATATTACGCACACAGAACTATTCCATCATTATTTGTTCaagaaatcttaataaataatcctCTGAATGCTCCTAAAAGCCTCCACTTAACTGTGCCTAGATTGTCAGATTGGTCCACGTCTGTCAAGCAAACCATAAAACTACACCAAGGTGTCGATGCAAAGGAATACGAAGTAGTAACAGGTATGATAACACTACCAGAAAGTGAAAATGTCATTGCCGTGTCTGTTGTttgtagaaaattaaataacatcctACAAGTCGAAGCACGCGATGGTTTAGATCTTTTAATTCTCACTATAGTACAATACAGTAAGCCTATTAAAAGGTCTGATTATGCAAAGCAGAAGGATATCGTTGAAAAGAAAGCAATCGCAGAAATGGAAAAGGTAATAGCACTAACAGGGGACAGAACCGCTGTTAGGAGATTAAGGGAAAACCACACTAGAGTTTGGCAAGGTTTATGGTATACTGGTTTTTATATATCTGATTCTAAAGCTACAGGTGTTGTTAATGGAGACCGTATCAATGCTACTATATATGCAATCCTCTCACAAGTGAGAAGCTACGAACACGAAGATCATATAAAATTGGATACAAAATCAGAAATCCTTCGAACCCTTACATATTCTGAAGGATGCTACGAAGGATATTCTACGTTAGATGCGTTTAATTTATGGAAACCATTAAACAGCCTAACAAACTTAAACACAGTTGCAAGTATATGGCTTTTAACATTGGAGAAGCAAGGCTGTCATAATCTTTTAAAAGCTGGTGCCAGTGGAGTGAATCAAGCTATGATTCTCAGTTTTGGTAGCTTAAGATTTAGTAACCAACACCTTGAATACAacattcacccttcaaaattACACAGAGACTTTCTATTCCGTAGAATAAACTATGGGAATATGACTCATGTTAACATAAGTGTGATTTTACAGGAAGACAATAAAGCAGCTATATTCGTTGCCTTGGATCGCTCTGACAGAACATATTATGCTTGCGATGCCGGCTGCTTGGATTCACCAGTACAACTAGGGccttatagaaaatatttcccAGTGAAACTAACCGAACCTTTAACCgctatattgtatataacagCTGATAAACAACACATGGAAGATTTGAGACATGCTATTCACGTACATGAAGTCATTGAAGCACCAGCTCACGAACATCATGTCATTGCATTGCATAGACATGGACACTCGCTCGGTGGACTCAATCCCTTATTCTGGGTGTccataatagttttaatagtgATGTTCCATTTATTCCTCTGTAgaattattatgaatgaattCTGCGATAGCGGCACAAGTATTAGTTACAAGAGATTGTATAATAAAgcttaa
- the Mer gene encoding merlin isoform X1: protein MPPFRRKKAAKSFPVKVCTLDAELEFNLEWRATGRDLFDLVCRTIGLRETWFFGLQFEDTKHFISWLKLDKRVQDQCVSQMPGTPFMLLCKLYPEDVAEELIQEVTQHLLFLQVKQAILSMDIYCPPEASVLLASYAVQAKYGDYDESASKPGMLASEDLLPQRVIDQYQMTPEMWEERIKIWYADHKGMSRDEAEMEYLKIAQDLDMYGVNYFAINNKKETDLYLGVTALGLNIYEKDNKLTPKTTFPWSEIKHISFDDKKFVIKFVDKSVNNFIFFSPKGMNKLSFFSQILDLCIGNHDLYMRRRKPDTMEVQQMKAQAKEEKQRRQIERNKLAREKQLRETAERERAAMEQRLLQYQEEIRLANEALRRSEETAELLAEKGRVAEEEASLLAQKAADAERENARLRLSAIRTEEEKVHLERKTREAEFLTARLVEESEKRAAEAERLKAELLAAKVAEKQAKEKLLNFLSRTSTGSLPPPQTSSTVPSSMFPSTCSLPAELGGDMLQNGSTGDEINSYQLVSDDDPHVHRLSLEIEKERVEYLAKSKHLQQQLDELRCEFSVLRVEQSGATLDRLHEAQARAGDDKYSTLRRLKQGSTRTRVAFYEEL from the exons ATGCCGCCCTTTAGGAGGAAGAAAGCTGCCAAGTCGTTCCCAGTGAAAGTTTGTACTTTGGACGCAGAGTTGGAGTTCAACCTTGAG TGGCGAGCAACTGGCAGAGATTTATTTGACTTGGTATGCAGAACTATAGGCTTAAGGGAAACATGGTTCTTTGGACTACAGTTCGAGGATACAAAGCACTTCATAAGTTGGCTGAAGTTGGATAAAAGAG TACAAGATCAATGTGTCTCACAAATGCCAGGCACTCCATTCATGCTCCTCTGCAAACTCTATCCTGAAGATGTTGCAGAAGAGCTTATCCAAGAGGTCACACAGCACCTGCTCTTCCTACAAGTGAAGCAGGCAATACTCAGCATGGATATATACTGTCCTCCAGAAGCATCTGTATTGCTCGCAAGCTATGCAGTGCAGGCAAAA TATGGTGACTATGATGAGAGCGCTTCAAAGCCCGGCATGCTGGCCAGCGAAGACCTTCTCCCTCAAAGGGTGATAGACCAGTACCAAATGACGCCAGAAATGTGGGAGGAAAGGATTAAAATATG GTACGCGGACCACAAAGGCATGTCACGTGATGAAGCCGAGATGGAGTATTTGAAGATAGCACAGGATCTGGATATGTACGGCGTCAATTATTTTGCTATAAAT AACAAAAAGGAAACAGACCTGTATCTCGGCGTCACAGCTCTGGGCCTCAACATATACGAGAAGGACAATAAGTTGACCCCCAAAACGACTTTCCCGTGGTCCGAGATAAAGCACATATCGTTCGACGATAAGAAATTCGTCATCAAGTTTGTCGACAAGagtgtcaataattttatatttttctcaccAAAGGGTATGAACAAATtg agttttttttcaCAGATTTTAGATTTATGTATTGGTAACCACGATCTTTACATGCGAAGAAGGAAACCGGACACAATGGAAGTTCAACAGATGAAGGCTCAGGCCAAGGAGGAGAAACAGCGACGTCAGATCGAACGCAACAAGCTCGCGCGAGAGAAGCAGTTGCGGGAGACTGCGGAGAGGGAGAGAGCTGCCATGGAACAGAGGCTGCTGCAATACCAGGAGGAAATCAGGCTGGCCAACGAGGCTTTG CGCCGCTCCGAGGAGACGGCGGAGCTGCTGGCGGAGAAGGGTCGCGTGGCGGAGGAGGAGGCGTCGCTGCTGGCGCAGAAGGCGGCCGACGCCGAGCGGGAGAACGCGCGGCTGCGCCTCTCCGCCATCCGCACCGAGGAGGAGAAG GTTCACTTAGAACGAAAAACTCGTGAAGCGGAGTTCCTGACGGCGCGACTGGTCGAGGAGTCTGAGAAGCGAGCGGCGGAAGCGGAGCGGCTCAAGGCGGAACTGCTAGCGGCGAAAGTCGCGGAGAAACAAGCAAAGGAGAAACTCCTCAATTTCCTTAGCAGAACTTCAACTGGATCGTTACCACCTCCT caGACATCTAGCACAGTACCGTCATCAATGTTCCCTTCCACCTGCTCGCTGCCAGCAGAGCTGGGTGGCGATATGCTGCAGAACGGCTCCACGGGCGACGAAATCAACTCCTACCAACTAGTGTCCGATGACGACCCGCACGTGCACCGACTGTCGCTGGAGATCGAAAAGGAGAG AGTGGAGTACCTGGCCAAGTCGAAGCACCTGCAGCAGCAGCTGGACGAGCTGCGCTGCGAGTTCTCCGTGCTGCGCGTGGAGCAGAGCGGCGCCACGCTCGACCGCCTGCACGAGGCGCAGGCGCGCGCCGGCGACGACAAGTACAGCACGCTGCGCCGCCTCAAGCAGGGCTCCACGCGCACGCGCGTCGCCTTCTACGAGGAGCTGTAG
- the Mer gene encoding merlin isoform X2 — translation MPPFRRKKAAKSFPVKVCTLDAELEFNLEWRATGRDLFDLVCRTIGLRETWFFGLQFEDTKHFISWLKLDKRVQDQCVSQMPGTPFMLLCKLYPEDVAEELIQEVTQHLLFLQVKQAILSMDIYCPPEASVLLASYAVQAKYGDYDESASKPGMLASEDLLPQRVIDQYQMTPEMWEERIKIWYADHKGMSRDEAEMEYLKIAQDLDMYGVNYFAINNKKETDLYLGVTALGLNIYEKDNKLTPKTTFPWSEIKHISFDDKKFVIKFVDKSVNNFIFFSPKGMNKLSFFSQILDLCIGNHDLYMRRRKPDTMEVQQMKAQAKEEKQRRQIERNKLAREKQLRETAERERAAMEQRLLQYQEEIRLANEALRRSEETAELLAEKGRVAEEEASLLAQKAADAERENARLRLSAIRTEEEKVHLERKTREAEFLTARLVEESEKRAAEAERLKAELLAAKVAEKQAKEKLLNFLSRTSTGSLPPPTSSTVPSSMFPSTCSLPAELGGDMLQNGSTGDEINSYQLVSDDDPHVHRLSLEIEKERVEYLAKSKHLQQQLDELRCEFSVLRVEQSGATLDRLHEAQARAGDDKYSTLRRLKQGSTRTRVAFYEEL, via the exons ATGCCGCCCTTTAGGAGGAAGAAAGCTGCCAAGTCGTTCCCAGTGAAAGTTTGTACTTTGGACGCAGAGTTGGAGTTCAACCTTGAG TGGCGAGCAACTGGCAGAGATTTATTTGACTTGGTATGCAGAACTATAGGCTTAAGGGAAACATGGTTCTTTGGACTACAGTTCGAGGATACAAAGCACTTCATAAGTTGGCTGAAGTTGGATAAAAGAG TACAAGATCAATGTGTCTCACAAATGCCAGGCACTCCATTCATGCTCCTCTGCAAACTCTATCCTGAAGATGTTGCAGAAGAGCTTATCCAAGAGGTCACACAGCACCTGCTCTTCCTACAAGTGAAGCAGGCAATACTCAGCATGGATATATACTGTCCTCCAGAAGCATCTGTATTGCTCGCAAGCTATGCAGTGCAGGCAAAA TATGGTGACTATGATGAGAGCGCTTCAAAGCCCGGCATGCTGGCCAGCGAAGACCTTCTCCCTCAAAGGGTGATAGACCAGTACCAAATGACGCCAGAAATGTGGGAGGAAAGGATTAAAATATG GTACGCGGACCACAAAGGCATGTCACGTGATGAAGCCGAGATGGAGTATTTGAAGATAGCACAGGATCTGGATATGTACGGCGTCAATTATTTTGCTATAAAT AACAAAAAGGAAACAGACCTGTATCTCGGCGTCACAGCTCTGGGCCTCAACATATACGAGAAGGACAATAAGTTGACCCCCAAAACGACTTTCCCGTGGTCCGAGATAAAGCACATATCGTTCGACGATAAGAAATTCGTCATCAAGTTTGTCGACAAGagtgtcaataattttatatttttctcaccAAAGGGTATGAACAAATtg agttttttttcaCAGATTTTAGATTTATGTATTGGTAACCACGATCTTTACATGCGAAGAAGGAAACCGGACACAATGGAAGTTCAACAGATGAAGGCTCAGGCCAAGGAGGAGAAACAGCGACGTCAGATCGAACGCAACAAGCTCGCGCGAGAGAAGCAGTTGCGGGAGACTGCGGAGAGGGAGAGAGCTGCCATGGAACAGAGGCTGCTGCAATACCAGGAGGAAATCAGGCTGGCCAACGAGGCTTTG CGCCGCTCCGAGGAGACGGCGGAGCTGCTGGCGGAGAAGGGTCGCGTGGCGGAGGAGGAGGCGTCGCTGCTGGCGCAGAAGGCGGCCGACGCCGAGCGGGAGAACGCGCGGCTGCGCCTCTCCGCCATCCGCACCGAGGAGGAGAAG GTTCACTTAGAACGAAAAACTCGTGAAGCGGAGTTCCTGACGGCGCGACTGGTCGAGGAGTCTGAGAAGCGAGCGGCGGAAGCGGAGCGGCTCAAGGCGGAACTGCTAGCGGCGAAAGTCGCGGAGAAACAAGCAAAGGAGAAACTCCTCAATTTCCTTAGCAGAACTTCAACTGGATCGTTACCACCTCCT ACATCTAGCACAGTACCGTCATCAATGTTCCCTTCCACCTGCTCGCTGCCAGCAGAGCTGGGTGGCGATATGCTGCAGAACGGCTCCACGGGCGACGAAATCAACTCCTACCAACTAGTGTCCGATGACGACCCGCACGTGCACCGACTGTCGCTGGAGATCGAAAAGGAGAG AGTGGAGTACCTGGCCAAGTCGAAGCACCTGCAGCAGCAGCTGGACGAGCTGCGCTGCGAGTTCTCCGTGCTGCGCGTGGAGCAGAGCGGCGCCACGCTCGACCGCCTGCACGAGGCGCAGGCGCGCGCCGGCGACGACAAGTACAGCACGCTGCGCCGCCTCAAGCAGGGCTCCACGCGCACGCGCGTCGCCTTCTACGAGGAGCTGTAG
- the Mer gene encoding merlin isoform X3 gives MPPFRRKKAAKSFPVKVCTLDAELEFNLEWRATGRDLFDLVCRTIGLRETWFFGLQFEDTKHFISWLKLDKRVQDQCVSQMPGTPFMLLCKLYPEDVAEELIQEVTQHLLFLQVKQAILSMDIYCPPEASVLLASYAVQAKYGDYDESASKPGMLASEDLLPQRVIDQYQMTPEMWEERIKIWYADHKGMSRDEAEMEYLKIAQDLDMYGVNYFAINNKKETDLYLGVTALGLNIYEKDNKLTPKTTFPWSEIKHISFDDKKFVIKFVDKSVNNFIFFSPKGMNKLILDLCIGNHDLYMRRRKPDTMEVQQMKAQAKEEKQRRQIERNKLAREKQLRETAERERAAMEQRLLQYQEEIRLANEALRRSEETAELLAEKGRVAEEEASLLAQKAADAERENARLRLSAIRTEEEKVHLERKTREAEFLTARLVEESEKRAAEAERLKAELLAAKVAEKQAKEKLLNFLSRTSTGSLPPPTSSTVPSSMFPSTCSLPAELGGDMLQNGSTGDEINSYQLVSDDDPHVHRLSLEIEKERVEYLAKSKHLQQQLDELRCEFSVLRVEQSGATLDRLHEAQARAGDDKYSTLRRLKQGSTRTRVAFYEEL, from the exons ATGCCGCCCTTTAGGAGGAAGAAAGCTGCCAAGTCGTTCCCAGTGAAAGTTTGTACTTTGGACGCAGAGTTGGAGTTCAACCTTGAG TGGCGAGCAACTGGCAGAGATTTATTTGACTTGGTATGCAGAACTATAGGCTTAAGGGAAACATGGTTCTTTGGACTACAGTTCGAGGATACAAAGCACTTCATAAGTTGGCTGAAGTTGGATAAAAGAG TACAAGATCAATGTGTCTCACAAATGCCAGGCACTCCATTCATGCTCCTCTGCAAACTCTATCCTGAAGATGTTGCAGAAGAGCTTATCCAAGAGGTCACACAGCACCTGCTCTTCCTACAAGTGAAGCAGGCAATACTCAGCATGGATATATACTGTCCTCCAGAAGCATCTGTATTGCTCGCAAGCTATGCAGTGCAGGCAAAA TATGGTGACTATGATGAGAGCGCTTCAAAGCCCGGCATGCTGGCCAGCGAAGACCTTCTCCCTCAAAGGGTGATAGACCAGTACCAAATGACGCCAGAAATGTGGGAGGAAAGGATTAAAATATG GTACGCGGACCACAAAGGCATGTCACGTGATGAAGCCGAGATGGAGTATTTGAAGATAGCACAGGATCTGGATATGTACGGCGTCAATTATTTTGCTATAAAT AACAAAAAGGAAACAGACCTGTATCTCGGCGTCACAGCTCTGGGCCTCAACATATACGAGAAGGACAATAAGTTGACCCCCAAAACGACTTTCCCGTGGTCCGAGATAAAGCACATATCGTTCGACGATAAGAAATTCGTCATCAAGTTTGTCGACAAGagtgtcaataattttatatttttctcaccAAAGGGTATGAACAAATtg ATTTTAGATTTATGTATTGGTAACCACGATCTTTACATGCGAAGAAGGAAACCGGACACAATGGAAGTTCAACAGATGAAGGCTCAGGCCAAGGAGGAGAAACAGCGACGTCAGATCGAACGCAACAAGCTCGCGCGAGAGAAGCAGTTGCGGGAGACTGCGGAGAGGGAGAGAGCTGCCATGGAACAGAGGCTGCTGCAATACCAGGAGGAAATCAGGCTGGCCAACGAGGCTTTG CGCCGCTCCGAGGAGACGGCGGAGCTGCTGGCGGAGAAGGGTCGCGTGGCGGAGGAGGAGGCGTCGCTGCTGGCGCAGAAGGCGGCCGACGCCGAGCGGGAGAACGCGCGGCTGCGCCTCTCCGCCATCCGCACCGAGGAGGAGAAG GTTCACTTAGAACGAAAAACTCGTGAAGCGGAGTTCCTGACGGCGCGACTGGTCGAGGAGTCTGAGAAGCGAGCGGCGGAAGCGGAGCGGCTCAAGGCGGAACTGCTAGCGGCGAAAGTCGCGGAGAAACAAGCAAAGGAGAAACTCCTCAATTTCCTTAGCAGAACTTCAACTGGATCGTTACCACCTCCT ACATCTAGCACAGTACCGTCATCAATGTTCCCTTCCACCTGCTCGCTGCCAGCAGAGCTGGGTGGCGATATGCTGCAGAACGGCTCCACGGGCGACGAAATCAACTCCTACCAACTAGTGTCCGATGACGACCCGCACGTGCACCGACTGTCGCTGGAGATCGAAAAGGAGAG AGTGGAGTACCTGGCCAAGTCGAAGCACCTGCAGCAGCAGCTGGACGAGCTGCGCTGCGAGTTCTCCGTGCTGCGCGTGGAGCAGAGCGGCGCCACGCTCGACCGCCTGCACGAGGCGCAGGCGCGCGCCGGCGACGACAAGTACAGCACGCTGCGCCGCCTCAAGCAGGGCTCCACGCGCACGCGCGTCGCCTTCTACGAGGAGCTGTAG
- the Mer gene encoding merlin isoform X4: MPPFRRKKAAKSFPVKVCTLDAELEFNLEWRATGRDLFDLVCRTIGLRETWFFGLQFEDTKHFISWLKLDKRVQDQCVSQMPGTPFMLLCKLYPEDVAEELIQEVTQHLLFLQVKQAILSMDIYCPPEASVLLASYAVQAKYGDYDESASKPGMLASEDLLPQRVIDQYQMTPEMWEERIKIWYADHKGMSRDEAEMEYLKIAQDLDMYGVNYFAINNKKETDLYLGVTALGLNIYEKDNKLTPKTTFPWSEIKHISFDDKKFVIKFVDKSVNNFIFFSPKGMNKLILDLCIGNHDLYMRRRKPDTMEVQQMKAQAKEEKQRRQIERNKLAREKQLRETAERERAAMEQRLLQYQEEIRLANEALRRSEETAELLAEKGRVAEEEASLLAQKAADAERENARLRLSAIRTEEEKVHLERKTREAEFLTARLVEESEKRAAEAERLKAELLAAKVAEKQAKEKLLNFLSRTSTGSLPPPQTSSTVPSSMFPSTCSLPAELGGDMLQNGSTGDEINSYQLVSDDDPHVHRLSLEIEKERVEYLAKSKHLQQQLDELRCEFSVLRVEQSGATLDRLHEAQARAGDDKYSTLRRLKQGSTRTRVAFYEEL, encoded by the exons ATGCCGCCCTTTAGGAGGAAGAAAGCTGCCAAGTCGTTCCCAGTGAAAGTTTGTACTTTGGACGCAGAGTTGGAGTTCAACCTTGAG TGGCGAGCAACTGGCAGAGATTTATTTGACTTGGTATGCAGAACTATAGGCTTAAGGGAAACATGGTTCTTTGGACTACAGTTCGAGGATACAAAGCACTTCATAAGTTGGCTGAAGTTGGATAAAAGAG TACAAGATCAATGTGTCTCACAAATGCCAGGCACTCCATTCATGCTCCTCTGCAAACTCTATCCTGAAGATGTTGCAGAAGAGCTTATCCAAGAGGTCACACAGCACCTGCTCTTCCTACAAGTGAAGCAGGCAATACTCAGCATGGATATATACTGTCCTCCAGAAGCATCTGTATTGCTCGCAAGCTATGCAGTGCAGGCAAAA TATGGTGACTATGATGAGAGCGCTTCAAAGCCCGGCATGCTGGCCAGCGAAGACCTTCTCCCTCAAAGGGTGATAGACCAGTACCAAATGACGCCAGAAATGTGGGAGGAAAGGATTAAAATATG GTACGCGGACCACAAAGGCATGTCACGTGATGAAGCCGAGATGGAGTATTTGAAGATAGCACAGGATCTGGATATGTACGGCGTCAATTATTTTGCTATAAAT AACAAAAAGGAAACAGACCTGTATCTCGGCGTCACAGCTCTGGGCCTCAACATATACGAGAAGGACAATAAGTTGACCCCCAAAACGACTTTCCCGTGGTCCGAGATAAAGCACATATCGTTCGACGATAAGAAATTCGTCATCAAGTTTGTCGACAAGagtgtcaataattttatatttttctcaccAAAGGGTATGAACAAATtg ATTTTAGATTTATGTATTGGTAACCACGATCTTTACATGCGAAGAAGGAAACCGGACACAATGGAAGTTCAACAGATGAAGGCTCAGGCCAAGGAGGAGAAACAGCGACGTCAGATCGAACGCAACAAGCTCGCGCGAGAGAAGCAGTTGCGGGAGACTGCGGAGAGGGAGAGAGCTGCCATGGAACAGAGGCTGCTGCAATACCAGGAGGAAATCAGGCTGGCCAACGAGGCTTTG CGCCGCTCCGAGGAGACGGCGGAGCTGCTGGCGGAGAAGGGTCGCGTGGCGGAGGAGGAGGCGTCGCTGCTGGCGCAGAAGGCGGCCGACGCCGAGCGGGAGAACGCGCGGCTGCGCCTCTCCGCCATCCGCACCGAGGAGGAGAAG GTTCACTTAGAACGAAAAACTCGTGAAGCGGAGTTCCTGACGGCGCGACTGGTCGAGGAGTCTGAGAAGCGAGCGGCGGAAGCGGAGCGGCTCAAGGCGGAACTGCTAGCGGCGAAAGTCGCGGAGAAACAAGCAAAGGAGAAACTCCTCAATTTCCTTAGCAGAACTTCAACTGGATCGTTACCACCTCCT caGACATCTAGCACAGTACCGTCATCAATGTTCCCTTCCACCTGCTCGCTGCCAGCAGAGCTGGGTGGCGATATGCTGCAGAACGGCTCCACGGGCGACGAAATCAACTCCTACCAACTAGTGTCCGATGACGACCCGCACGTGCACCGACTGTCGCTGGAGATCGAAAAGGAGAG AGTGGAGTACCTGGCCAAGTCGAAGCACCTGCAGCAGCAGCTGGACGAGCTGCGCTGCGAGTTCTCCGTGCTGCGCGTGGAGCAGAGCGGCGCCACGCTCGACCGCCTGCACGAGGCGCAGGCGCGCGCCGGCGACGACAAGTACAGCACGCTGCGCCGCCTCAAGCAGGGCTCCACGCGCACGCGCGTCGCCTTCTACGAGGAGCTGTAG